The genomic interval ttttgtttttctttatgggCTGGTGGTAGAATTTTTGTTAAGCgtgccagaggttctgggttctaaacTGCCCTcgtgtagtttttttttctttcttcctcactaaaaccaaagatgttcatctgtgattgtatatcaagagccgggagggacacgtttatgtgtattttgttttgtgatttcaccggaaCGAATAGATTGTCTCTGCAACAGCGTTAAGCGATAGATTGAAGCACTTGTCCGTGTGAAGACTGCGCAGTGTGCACAAGCACAAAGAGAACactgttgcgccactgataATAACAGCGGCAATGAACACTCAGCatgattttaaaaacaacacatcccagcgccagattgcctcttatttaacacaaatgaaCGAATTGCTAATGAACTAGAGATGTTTCTATTGTATTAGATACATCTgtttttcaaaaagtggtgggtacaatatcgaccctggcaaaaagtggtggggacatgtcccacccgcaAAGTACGCCTATGTATTACACCTCAACGTTCCCCTGTGCTTGATATGCCAAAGCGATAGCATCCACGATCCAGTGGGCCAACTtctgtttggagacagcctAGTCCCCCAAACTAGACAAAGAGCTGCTCAGAGTGTCTAAAACTCAGCATGAGGTCCTAGTAAATACACAGGGCATGTACTGGACACAGCAACGATAAGGCTGGGTCTGCCTTGTCTTGGGGCAGCACTTGCAAGTTCACCACTTGGTCCCTAAAAAGGGCTAGTAGGAACTTTGGGCACATAGTCCGGTTCGGGTCTCAGGATTACGTAAGAGTGTGCTGGACCAAATTCAAGGCACGTTTTGCTGACAGAGGTCCCCAACCCTCTTGGTGGAGGTGAGAGCGGTCAGGAGCACCATCTTCAATCAGAGGGCCCTTAGCTCACCTGACTCCAGCAGCTGAAAAGAAGCTCTCTCAAAAGGGGCAAGACTACAGAGAGATCCCATGAAGGAATAAGTCGAGGCCTAGGAGGATTCAACCTCCTGGCACCTCTGAGGAACCTGATGATCAGGTTGTGCTTCCCTAAAGACTTACCCTCTACTGTGCTGTGATGTGCCGCTATGGTAGCCACACCTTCaaggtggagggggacagccgcCCCTCCAACCTGTCCTGTAGGGAGGAAAGCACTGACCCGACTGCACATCTCTGTGGGTCTTACCATAGCCCAATCAAGTCTTCCGTGTCCCGTCCAGGGGATAGACATGGTTCCAGAGGTTCTGAGGTCTGGGCGTGGGTGCCAAGTTGTGCCCAAGTTGTGAAAAAAGGAGGTCCTTCTTCAAGGGAATTCGCCAGGAAAGGGAGCATGAGCTCCGAGAACTAAGTCCAGTTGGGCCAATACGTGCAACCAGTAGGGCCTGCTCTTCGTCCTCCCTGACATTGCACAATGTCTGTGCAATCAGGCTCACTGGGATAAACGCGTACTTGTGCAAACCCTGAGGCTATCTGTGCGCCAGTGCGTCCGTGCCGCGGGGGCCCTCGGTCAGGGAATACCTTAGAGGGCAGTGGGAGGATTCCTTGGAAGTGAACAGATTTCTGTGCCTCACTGGTTCGACTTCAAGTTAGTAAAACCATCTTGGCATGGAGTCTCCACTCCCTGCTGAGCGTAGCCTGTCATGAGAGAGAGCCTGCTGCATGATTAAGGTCGCCTGGGATATGAGTGGCTCACAGTGATTTTAGTTGCTGCTAACTCCACAGGAGGAGATGGTGGGCAAGTTTTGACATGCAACGAGAGCAGATACCATCCTGGCGATTTATATACGCCACTGCCACCATGTTGTCCGTTCGGATCAACACGTGCTTGCCCTGGATCAACAGCCGAAACCTCCTCAGGGCTAGCAGCACAGCCAAAATcgcgaggcagttgatgtgccagtgCAGTCGGGGACCTGTCCAGGTTCCCAAGGCTGCATGCCTGTTGCATACAATTCCACAAAGAGCTCTGCACGGAGGAGAGCTTGCTCTTTTCTCAGTTGACCCAAACTCCCAGTCGGGGTAGGTGCTCAAGGACCAAGTCCCTGTGTGCACACAACTCTGAAGAGTGGGCTAGGATTAGCCAGTCAATGTAGTTGAGAATGCGAATGCTCGCTTCCCTTAATGGGGCAAGGACAGCCTCTGTGATTTTCGTGAAGATGTGAAGAGACTGGGACAACCCGAAAGGGAGGACcctgtactgatatgctcgccctttgaaaacaaactgaagaaATGGTCTGTGTCAATGTAAAATTGAGACATGAAAGTATGCATCCGACAGGTTTAGTAAACCAATCTTGTTGGCAAACGCAAATCAAAAATGCGCTTCTGCATTAAAATCTTGAATGGGAGCCTATGCAGGGCCCGATTCAAAACTCACAGGTCTAAGATTGGTCGTAACACACTGCCTTTCTTCTTTACAATGAAGTAAGCGCTGTAAATCCCTTCTTCATCTCGGCTGGAGAGACAGGCCCTATTGTGTCCATCAGCAACAGAACCGCAATTTCCGCACTCAGAACCCGGAGCTGGGGTGGCAACCGCAGGTGGACGCCCTAGTCGGCAAACAGACGACGAGCGTGACCTAGATGGACTGGTGGTATAGAGCTGAGGCAGGATGTTTGTTTAATCGCATTGATCTGCTTCTTTATtgcagagaactgctgggcaaagtCCTCGACAGTGTCGCCAAAGAAGCCACCTAAGCTAGATTGGAACGTTGAGAAAGCAAACTTTGTCGAAGTTCCACATCTCAACAAGTTTCAGCAAGAGATAGCATTTCTGGACCACCATGGTGGACAATGGATGGCCAAGAGTCCGCGCCGTGACCTTGGTCGCCCACAGGGCGAAATCGGTCGCTGAACACAGAACAAAAGCTGCTCCAACATGGGCATGCAGCAGCGATCGTGGCAGTCTGATGGAGACAGGTGTTGACCACATCCAGAAATACACAGGCAAAAAAAGCGTCTTTAAAAAGATGTTTTCGTCTgtgtttgcttttctgttttatggaAAAATTCTCTTGTTAGAGAAAATTCTCTTTCTAGTTGCTTGTACAAGCATCCAGGGGAACTCTTTTGCACTTAACTGTGCTTGTGGAAGAGAGAACTGCTGAAAAGCGGCATACAGGAATCCAGCAAAGCTTCTAGGCAGAGGTGAACGGAGAGAGAATCACAGACACATTTTCTCAGCTCAGAAGAAAAAATCTAAATGAGTGAAGCACGCCAGCCTCCTTTTTTCCCGCTTATGTCCAGGGGAGTGGATGGCATGCAAATTCCACTCACCAATTCTCCCAAGCGCAACCCCTAGTGTCAGTCTCGACACAACTTCGAAGTGACTGACAAATAgggaacagttattttaaactgtagtaatattaaacaatattactgtttttactgtgtttctgattaaataaatgtggccttggtgagtataaaagacttctttcaaaaacatgaaaaaaattataaatgaaataaagctgaatttagttgcagagaaaaaaacatgagataacataaagaagaaagaaagaaatacagaaagaaagaaagaaagaaagaagaaagaaagatagataTTAGCAAGCAGGGAGATAATGGTAAAGTGGAAGCTGACATAAAGGATTGAGCCATGGAGTCATACTGATTGATACCAGTCTTTAGTAAAGACTGAAGATCAGCCTCAACTTTAAGATGGCTAACTTTGAAGGTGCAATAGGACATTTTCAGTGAGGTTAGCAATAACAAGCTAGCTTTCAAATCATAACATCCCACCCTCCCTACAGCGCGCTTTACAAAGCcacacctcctccaaaacatATGAAGGCACACATAGCTGCTCTCGGCAAAGCGCCACAAGAGacggcgttaaactacctctcgtctcaaagcacataacattacaataataatgaacataaacaacttagaAAGCTTGTACccgactgctgcagattaatttcggtGTTGACATGGAAACACATAATTCTGAGTCTGAGGAAGTGAACAGCTCCGGTTAGAATGTcatgggttgccatctcttaattatggtgtgaatgcagcataagctcgttgttttaATTTGGTAGGAattgtaaaaggtggctgctgtttgtttgcaatGCTCCatgggcctgtaccatgaagccggattcactggctagccaggtaagtttcagattagtttgcgccaatcctgggttttaggtaccatgaaagtgacttggcttttagcAGTGTTaatcaccatagtaacttacgctccacagctaacctgctccggggcaggttatgttctggataagagatctcaaaccTAAATTgggccaatcagatgtgagcaaagtgatACTGACACATCCAACGCTATAAAGTCACGCCCCCGGTTTcacttcctccaaattaaaggtcactatatagtaaaaacaaatatttaaagatgaaattgtctggctttaatgataattagaattattttatgatttatataattattatatgatctatattattattaatccattacacacaagcaattttagtttaacagttattattaagcatttagtttaaatgaatattgatatatacagatcatatgtaatataaataagctgtagaatcaatagataactctttaaaaatgactacatgtgaccttacatgtttgagtctctattgCTATATATTATCAAGCAACTATATAAAATAACTTCACAAGTTTCACTTGCACTGATAgagcaagatcatttcttttatttttcctctttcatggacaagtattttctttagtgtaaatgcgtttaaattcttcattttcttcatgtCTCTTAACCTTCatcaaaagagttttgaatcgcgctggctctctcgcgagaagtgaatcattgtttctctctgttgcaaggcatgttattggctgtttgccactgatgtcacgcgttcatgtgcacgcgctccacaaactcaggatcaaagcctgagttgacagagaaagttgatgatcagcatcatggtaccaacaaagccggattggagtggtttggttttgtcaactcgaAACTAATCCTacaaccctgagtttgttcaactaccatcatggtacaggccccatgTCCGACATCTGTCTACATAAACTCCgcatagcatgaaacgcgcTGATGACATATGATGTGTGCGCAAACAGGGTGCGCGAGGGTATGTTAAAGCATACGTTGACAGGCAAGTAGGACATCGTATTATTTCTTTCGGACTGAGTataatgattggatgaacattttatggtcctacgccttctACAGatgacatatatttaaaaaatacatttagaccatttAACAAAGTAATTGCTTtaaggatatgaggagactttcaaccagtatgaAAAAACAAATTCTGTAGAGAATTAcccattgcacctttaacaatgTTCTCTCCCATCTGCCCATTGTCAAGATCCTTGCCAAGGATCTTGTGGGAAAAATATGATCCCGGATCACTTTTCCCTTAAAAGGAATGAGGAGGCAAGACCAACGCAGAGAAGATAAAGGAAGCATAAGACAAGGAGTGCCACACAGAAAGGCTGATAGGAGGAGGAGAGATATGCTGCATAATTCAAGATGGCTAACCTTAACAATGTTCTCTCCCATCTGTCCATTGTTACGCAAGCAGTCTAGACAGATGGCTATCTGAGGATCACTCCTGTGGTAGTCTCCATCACCTTTATCATCATCCTCTTCATCTATTCGGGCTTTCTTACATATAGGGCCATCCTCTGGAAAAAGACACAACAGTGGAGGATtgtcatttaaatcattttatgaaGTTTTATCTACCTTTCACACAGATGTTCTCTTAAATAACCGTACtgctacttttatttttattttttatttaattaaattgagcTAATGAAACTATTGTCTTTtatagagctgctttacagctgaaactgaattaatttcataactcatgaatttttcaacattaacactgttattttcatgtttattactgtgaagctgctttgaaacaatctgtattgtataaagcactataaaaataaataattttaaatctatttttaaaattttttccTGTATCCACCAATCTACACATCTTATTGAAGATTTCCTTGAGAAAAATCTCAACAGATTTCATATGGATTTCTTgcaaaaattttattaaaaaaaataaaaataaattatgtgcTACATTATGTGCTTCTCCAACAATGTGGGCcacaaaagcaaaacatttcagaCAAAGCTGAATATATATGCTAATGCAAAACAGCATCTGCATCTTTTCTCAGACTTTCTTTTATATGAAATAGATCATATTCAAAACGATGCTCTTGGGAAAATTATAAATGTGGTAATTATCTCATCATTAAGACCTTCTTACAGCTGCAAACACTTACAAGTTGCCTTGGAGACTTCAACTATTATGAAAGTCCTTCATTCTGGCTCATACACTAAGCACAAGAACtggtgaattttcagcagccattactccagtcttcagtgtcacatgctccttcaaaatgtattgtaatatgctgatttggtgcatgctgaaaactgtttttgcataaacatgctgtttttgctgcttattatttgtggaaagcaaaactgttttcaacattgctaaCAATAAGAAGCATTGTTAATAACTGAGcacaaataaaaatttataataaatcagaatattagaataatttctgaaatcatgtgacactgaagactgcactaaagtaatggcttcagaaaattcataggaataaattacattttgaaatatatatatatatataaattatgttatttaaaattataataataaataaataaaagcagccttggtaCGCATAGGTGGTGGTAGTGTAAATAACTAAACAGTTACTCGTGTCTTTGAGCACAATTATACATTAAATTTGTCTAAACTTAGTACATATTTGTAACTTTCTGCAAAGCCATACAACCATTAAAGTCTATCAGTTTTAAATTTTCTGCGCTCATCTTCAAAGTTGTAACTGTATAAAATAGCTGTACATAGAGACTCCCTTTGGAGTCAAAGAAGCAGAGAGACATAGATAGAGTACACCTATACTGATGACTCACATCAATTTACCACCTGTGAGTCAGGGTCACAGAAACAGATTGTGATTGTAGATTCAGCTGTGAAGACATTACTTGATAAGAAACAAAAGTTATACCAAAAGTCTGATGAAAGAAGTTTAAATGCTGATACAGCAAAGTAACCTGTACCATGAGGTCACGTACTGTAGGACTGATTCATTGCCATGAGAGCATTATGTGTtggattaaagggatagttcagccaaaaatgaaacttttggAAACATTTATTGACCCTCACgctgttccaaacccatatcactttctttcttttgcaaaccacaaaaggagatgttataACTTttcatgctgttcttttctatacaatgaaaatgaatagtGACTAGAAGCTgttaagctccaaaaaggacaacaCACAGCATAAACGTACCATAACACTAGTCCATACAACTTGTGTGCTCTTTTCTAAGGCTGCAACTGAAATTGCATACATCCCTACTgtatagtaggcaaaaagtgTGAAAAGAGTAGTTTGTTTATATTCACAGTAAGTTCCCGGGTGACCTACAATTCTGGCAAAATTTTGAAGTGAGGCCATTGGAGAGGATTTGTGATTGATGATTTCTGATGCAgtctaagtcttctgaagtcatacaaatcctattttttggctatttttaatggtgctttttgtcattttcagagCTTGACATCTCATTTCATTGTCACCattctctttcattttttatgaaaaagagCAGTGTTAACATTCTGCTAAAATTCGCTCACAtttcattcaggtttggaatgacaataGAATGAGTATATGAATAGCAAAATTTCCATTATCAGATGAACTACCCATTAAAATAGAGAAGCTCTGTGGTAACATGGCTATCAGGTAAATGCAGATCATTTCACTGTGTGAGTTATTTACCATCAGGATTTTCTTTCGATTTGTTTCTTCTCCAAAATTCAACTTCTTGCTGCTGTTCCTCTGGAAGGAAAACGAAAGGAAggaaaaagttaattaaatgaCAGTTGATATTTGGTATCTATATATGACACACAAGTTACTTAAAATGGCTCAGTAAAATACATACTTTCTCTAAGACCAGGCACAAGTTTGAATATGACTTCTTCTAGAGTGTTGTCCAGCCTTTGGAGAAAAGAAATGTGAGCTACCAGAACACATGACGAGAGCCATAATGTCCCTGTCTCATCTGTTAGCAAGTTCAGGCTAATGCTGCTCTAGCTCTTGTTATCATGTTATCATTCTGTCTGGTGTTGGGGTGGAGATGCATCACTGGTGTGGAAAGGCAATCCTGCACCGGGTCATTCTCACAGCTGACACTCTGGCTCCAGAAAACAGTACGGCTGTTGCCTGGAATGCCTCCCAACCAGGATCAGAAATCAAGTAGATTAATCTGATTAAACCTTATCATGGTTTGTATTGTGGTGTGCTCTACAATGCTGCACTGAATCTGATCCCAGGCCACCTGAAGCACATTTGCTGAAGAGGTTTTGTCTTAGTAGTTGGATAATATGGATCAGTGTGGTTTACCTTAACATCTCCAAGGGATTCGTTTCATGAACCTGGATACCACATTTTGGGCAATCATTGCTGTCCTCAAAATGCTGGACTATACAGCTTTTACAAACTGTTCAAAAGCAAGAAGACAGAAGAAATTGTTCTTAAATAACTGAATGCACAAATAAcgattaaaattatttaatacagTTATAACAGCTGTATCTGTGCAGAGAACATAATGATGGGCTCTAAACAAACTCGGTGTCTTCCATGGTGGTATTTGTGGTTTCTACAATTTGTCTCACAATCTCTCAAATCCCCTTTTACATTTCACAATTGAAATTCCAAACATCTGCATGTTATACATAAGTACACTGTACCTAACTTTTTTATgcaattaataattaaagacgcctaatataaagtgtgacagAAACACCTATCGCATTCCACTAGCAAAACAGCAGCAGTTAATATACCTTATTGCTCtgtgaatacacacacacacaaagctgtCAACACATACAAATTAAATCAAACTGCTTTACCTCATTAGTGGGTGGGGGACAAAATAGCCACCGCACACTCACATAT from Ctenopharyngodon idella isolate HZGC_01 chromosome 12, HZGC01, whole genome shotgun sequence carries:
- the pcgf5b gene encoding polycomb group RING finger protein 5-B isoform X4, whose translation is MTSHRKHLVRDFNHFITCYVCKGYLIKPTTVTECLHTFCKSCIVQHFEDSNDCPKCGIQVHETNPLEMLRLDNTLEEVIFKLVPGLREKEQQQEVEFWRRNKSKENPDEDGPICKKARIDEEDDDKGDGDYHRSDPQIAICLDCLRNNGQMGENIVKGLMKKFIRCSTRVTVGTIKKFLSLKLKLPSSYETFYAMVRSWVKTTPWNSST
- the pcgf5b gene encoding polycomb group RING finger protein 5-B isoform X3; the protein is MTSHRKHLVRDFNHFITCYVCKGYLIKPTTVTECLHTFCKSCIVQHFEDSNDCPKCGIQVHETNPLEMLRLDNTLEEVIFKLVPGLREKEQQQEVEFWRRNKSKENPDEDGPICKKARIDEEDDDKGDGDYHRSDPQIAICLDCLRNNGQMGENIVKGLMKKFIRCSTRVTVGTIKKFLSLKLKLPSSYELDVLCNGEIMGKDHTMEFIYMTRWRLRGENTVRGRLFRETENKR
- the pcgf5b gene encoding polycomb group RING finger protein 5-B isoform X2 — encoded protein: MTSHRKHLVRDFNHFITCYVCKGYLIKPTTVTECLHTFCKSCIVQHFEDSNDCPKCGIQVHETNPLEMLRLDNTLEEVIFKLVPGLREKEQQQEVEFWRRNKSKENPDEDGPICKKARIDEEDDDKGDGDYHRSDPQIAICLDCLRNNGQMGENIVKGLMKKFIRCSTRVTVGTIKKFLSLKLKLPSSYELDVLCNGEIMGKDHTMEFIYMTRWRLRGENVYPMVLEYRPRIDFG